TAAATGTGAAGACATTGGAGTATTAGATTTATACTTGTTTCACTGCACGATCGCTTAACTCAGGACACAACAGTGTGCCACAGGCCACGAGTGAGTCAGTGCGCACGACACGCCAGCACACCCACGGAAGTAATAGGGTTAATAATCACACGGTGGTGTGACAAACTCACCTCCTCCCTGTCCATGAAGCCATCTCCATCCTTGTCACGGTACTGACTGAACTGCTCCTTCTCATTCTGGACCCACTCAGGCTCTGTGTCGGCCTCTGAGCCTCGGTACATGTCACCTACATCATCAACACATGTGTTATACATAGTACATAATCAACACATGTATGTTACACATATACATAATCAGCACatgtgtgtatgttttaaaactcTTTGAAACTATGAATAATTGTCAATACCTCTGCACATATAATAGTAGTAAATGCTAAATAGTATTagattttactatttagtaatttttgcCCAGATTAAAATGGAACCACGTACAGATCAGCTTGCATAAATGAGATGAGTAAGGGTTTAAAGTTTATACAAACTGCTTGGCCTAAAATACACACCACATTCAAAAAGTATAGGGTgaaaaatatcaagaaaacaattattCGCAAGAAGTGACAGTAAGATTTAGATTATAACTCACAGCTCCATATCTTTGATTGGCAGCTATTGGGAAATAAGGATGAACTGAAGCATTAAGGtcaaatgtttgtaatgttgtcAATATATCAGATGACAGAGGGTGGGCTGACAACTACAAGCATAATGCATTTCACAAACCACAGGGGGTCCAACGAACAGCAGTGGTCATAACAACGTACCATTTTCCTTAGTAAGAAGTAATAAACTTCTTTGGCTAAAATAGAAGCCaaatttatatactgtaataaatcAATAGATTATATGAAATAGACCAATACATTTTTAGCgtaattttatacaacaatatgaatattgtaagttacatttttcattgtATGACTACAGTAAAGTTTTATTGCTGCATGAAGTAGCTTTagtgaacaaatttaatttgtcttttaatctcaattattttttatttaagttaaatgtaaACCACATACATATACAGTATTAATATGAGTATCAAAATTTCtagtaagtttataaattatatgtatatattatgaatGTCTCCTTCGTCCTATGTACTttgctaataataaattaatgcttAGAAAACTTCAATTTGCAGCTTcatgtatatttgtattagtaaCATACTAGTCATGATAAAGTAGCATAGAGAGAAAATTAGTAGCATTTCTGATTAAGCAGCTAATAATCCTTCAATCTGGAGTTTAGcctatacaataattaattgtttcttCCACATTGttacatattatgtatttgtaaattttagtttttttttgtttataaatacttactcttcaatattaaacttaatctGACTGACAAAAGTAGATGTCCAAATTTTCCTTTAGATTACAAAAgtagttttcttagtaaaaaaagaaatgagTTATTGTTTTGTGGGTTTATATTTACTGGTTCAATACTGTTGCAAATAAGTATATCACTCACCAATATATTCGTCCAGAGAGATCTTGCCATCTTTGTCCTTGTCAATGTCTTCCATGGTCTCCAGAACAACCACATCTCGCATATGCCCCGTTTCCTCAGGGTGCAGAAACGCAGCAAACTCGTCCTTGGTCAGCAAGTCATCAGTGTCAAGGTCAGCCACAGCCCAACGTCGCCGGTCACGCTTTTGCATTGCTGCGTACGAGAAGCCCTCCTCATCCTTCTCCTGCTCACTGGCATCCATGTCTGCAACAACAATTTGGATTAGATTAGCAAGCCATCACTGTCCAGGTCAGAAAAAGCACAGCATCGCTGATCACACTTTTGCATTGCTGTGAAAAAAAAGCCCTTCTCATCCCTTAGGATGGCATTACTGTCCATAAGTATACAGCATTGCATTAAGAAATTATTTGTACTAATCCACTCTAAGAAATATTACCAAATTCATTCCTAAATATCATACTAAGCACTTTTAaccacaaaatgtttttaaaattttccatggAAGGGCCAAAGGAGTCATTACTTTTTGGGGCATACTACTCACCCCTTCCCCCTCTTTGAAAGGAAACTCTTCCCACATTTACACTTATTTGCCACCACTGCCTGTCACAGCCATCTGGATCAATTCATCAGATCACCTGTTACCAGTCATATCTCTGGattgatattgatattaatttttatatggagTGATGTTTAATTAAgggtaaagaaaaaaatttgtattctgcCTAAAACCTTCCGCTgccaaattaaaacttaaataaattctcAGTTCCTACCTATACTTACACAGCCGGTGTTATAACTAATATCAACTTCTTCCGGTTCACACAAAATATGGCTTTcaccattacattttttaatatatttggcaTCGCTGAGATCTTCAGTCAACGGCAAGACCGAAACacgaaatatttcataatttaatggCGTAAGCAATGTTTTGACATGGTTTGAACTGAAAGATTTTCACATCCATTAAATTAATTCTTTCCATGTCATCAAAAATCTTATTTCTACATTGCCTGAGAGTTACCATCCATAAATCCATAGAGCATCTTCTTGTACTCCTCCCAGGATATCTTCTCTTTATCCTCCGGATTATGGGTTTTCCACTGTCGGTCCACATCATCCAGAATGTATCGTCGTTGTGTGTAACGGATCCAGTCCTTTAGCTCCTCCTGACTCACAAAGCCATCTCCGTCCGAGTCTATTTTGTCCACTATCAGCCTGAAATATCATGTCTATTATCATTTATTGCTCACagctattaatatatttatttttataattatgaaaaatccTATTTATATTCCCTAAAGTTGGTAAAAATTTTAAGGGATCCTAAGAATGTATGATTTTCACTTTTTCTTATAATGTATTCACATgtgcttttttattttgttaattgtttatatttcagttgtttattttagccaattaaaaaaattgttgtaatatttcATAACCATTGATATGGCGTTGGTTGTATTACCCTTGGGTTGTCttaatatatttcacattttttataaaatgttttaatttacaaaaggagaagaaaacaattacagttttaatcatgtaaatggTATTTAACCCCTGGTTTTCAAACTATGGTTAATGTCTGAGAGAAATGTATTCCACTATatgactaaagtggtccaatgtaggccataaaattataaataaataaataaatatatgacgaAATTTTCTTGTTGAGCAAAGCTTTGACGTTTTAAAACTTGTGGTGGAATTATTTTAATGGCAATATTTCTTGAATAGAACTGTtcacaaataacacataataatgttCAAGTCAGAAATATTAACTATAACACTTAATAGTTGAATTTTAAAGAAGTCTTCACTAATCTCTATCCAAATAAGAAATTACGTTGATATACAGAAGAAACACATGTTTGAGAGTAGCagtacataaaactaaaattcccaaaatttaaaaaacaaattttattcagtaatttttattactgttacatgttataacataacattttatttcaccatataaagtgttgagtttattttttattttcctaattatatacaacatttcacaaaatattttaaaaacctatataaaaatttcagtgaCATAACATGGTTGCTGATATAATTGCagccaaaatatttataactctgtgtaatgtatgtttttatacttgacaaatttaatattatacaaagaATCAAAactagtttaaacaattaatgaCAAAGTATATGCATATTTATAGGTATTCAATTGTTCCAATACATTTAATTGAATTTGCAAATTAAGTGACGTTTGGTcagaatttaaaacttaatactagtggacaaatttgttttgtattttctgaCCTAACCAGTTATAAAaagttaacccattgcggatcgtattattttggcgcgcgggcacaagcgggcacgaattaattcacggtcagcggccgcacgaattaattcacggtcagcggccgcacgaattaattcacggtcagcggccgcacgaattaattcacggtcagcggccgcacgaattaattcacggtcagcggccgcaagaacagcaatggtgcgccacatcgtatcgctcgctattgtatactagaaaattcagctacaaaggtattcgttcagatggaacatgggcctgttggggtatccgtgatgtaggaatgATAACACGAgagcaaggttacggcgtggcagggatgatgtctgaatcatagtctaaataaagcggctcgggcgaatcgattgcaacatccgggccattgtctagactaaacccaccaacatgtacgtctgcatcatttagttgtgtcactaacctcaaaagtattataataacaactgaggaaaacacccaatcagaagcactaaaaagcagagagtaaactcatatgaatgatttttcaacttcgacatacaactgcaatctgtaggatatttataaaacttttgaaaactgtaaacgtagaccgttgttaaacactcttagtacacaagtgaagacgatcgcccgatctatcagacattaacagaactatttggagggaaatttaaaagcagaccgcttttgcgaactgagctcgtcaccgtgccgttaggcccggccgctgcgtgacgagcccagctcgtcagtgatccgcaatgggttaaagttTAAGACAATGAAAGACcacaatattttgattaaaatgtattgtaataatttgCAGCAAAACCTGTAAAATAAAGCAATGGCTGTTCTGAATAAAAGCATCACACAATCCAGACAGAGCAGTGTTTACACACCCCATCGCAAACAACTGAATTTACTCTTAACCTTTGGTGAGCCACTAACGTCTATGGACGTCAATGGACGCAAATGtacattaattgtttaattgtatttaaatggagttaaaatttgtaaacgCGAATGTGACAACACAAGTTGATGTCAAAATAAGGCTTGCTGGGATACTGGTGCCGTATCGAGGTCAAAGGAACTAAAGTGTAGAGAAAATGGCGCGCGGTCTATTGTTTGTGTGTCACTGTCAGAGCCGCAGACGTCCCCTCACGTACAGTCACTGCTTAGTCTCGGTCGGCGCCGCGCCATCCCTTGTGCTGCCTGCTGTGCAACGACGTAGTTGTCTCGTTTATATtgtagtgtaatttattttgtggAAACTTATGATACGTCATCAACCTGTAAATATATCGGAGCCTTATAAATATAACTGCAAAACTTGTGCAGGAAATCCCTCTCTACACCTGGACACGTGCTTCGAAGAGTACCATACTAAAGTTGTTTATGGTTAAAGACAAAACttgtaacttaatttataatatatgaactGTGAGGGAAAAAACTGCAGTTTATacaaacttttcataaaaaaaacaaaaagtttcattttaggcaaatttgtttcaatttttaaattttgtatttaagttaaataagtattaaataattatataaatattttgttttttgtcttttttaatccttattcaatgataaacttaaaatacatattagctttagaaatatcaatacttgtatttttaaacttggtGTGGCTTTTTAGGAAAATTGGGCAAATAATTTTTGGCCTGCAAAGTGTTAACACATAATGTGAAAAGTTTAACCCGAAAACCTTTCCAAGTTTGTAACAATATTGCCTTGCATTCTGGGTAAATTCCAGCACAAACCCAACTTTCCGTTTGATACATAACCTAGTTTCCTTCTGTTTGACTTTGTCATTACTATACTGTAGAAGTATGTTTCAAACTG
This Homalodisca vitripennis isolate AUS2020 chromosome 3, UT_GWSS_2.1, whole genome shotgun sequence DNA region includes the following protein-coding sequences:
- the LOC124357952 gene encoding calumenin, yielding MILPTRRKLVFLMFIFTVAAAVPKPDEADKKERTLEKDLSDKKHYENEGHNVEYDHEAFLGEEAKTFDQLTPEESRRRLSLIVDKIDSDGDGFVSQEELKDWIRYTQRRYILDDVDRQWKTHNPEDKEKISWEEYKKMLYGFMDDMDASEQEKDEEGFSYAAMQKRDRRRWAVADLDTDDLLTKDEFAAFLHPEETGHMRDVVVLETMEDIDKDKDGKISLDEYIGDMYRGSEADTEPEWVQNEKEQFSQYRDKDGDGFMDREEVKNWIIPPDFDHAEAEARHLIYESDSDGDSKLTKDEILGKYDLFVGSQATDFGEALARHDEF